One part of the Scatophagus argus isolate fScaArg1 chromosome 12, fScaArg1.pri, whole genome shotgun sequence genome encodes these proteins:
- the sil1 gene encoding nucleotide exchange factor SIL1 isoform X1, with product MRLTSSRAVLAFLLLLLLHCWHSGLAHKSALTVVENTDGGQAVGGDEEEEATVDEDKDEGDLEVVQPTEDWHTLRPGQAVPAGSHVRLNLQTGQREVRLGEEQLKYWTQEHSERGEVKPSFSPDELKRAMKKIKEDLNSVSGDAKRQDSVASKYRPIEELKRDMAQLELLVETDVQIMRRLLEQLNSSNSTTEQRLSVLLELEYLVHQVDNAQTLCSMGGLQVILQGLNSSDFRLQESSAFVLGSALSSNPVVQVKAMESGALQTLLTILATAQPLRVKKKVLFAVAALLRHFPYAQRHFLSHGGLQVLSELFREDASGVLRTRVVTMLYDMISEKELISQTGLDPVLDASHEERVRQYSKVLLQAELLEKGWCSLVPQLLESAEHDYREKALRALLAMAPVCLEQYRLDSSLLGSLLSLRDQYQESVLSEMILGEENGYFAEIVELIDALQVKIK from the exons ATGAGGCTGACATCCAGCCGTGCAGTCCTGgcttttctcctgctgctgctgctgcactgctggcACAGCGGTCTCGCTCACAAG TCAGCCTTAACTGTGGTGGAGAATACAGACGGAGGACAAGCAGTAggtggtgatgaagaggaggaggcaacCGTTGACGAAGATAAAGATGAAGGCGATTTAGAGGTGGTCCAGCCAACTGAGGACTGGCATACACTCAGACCAG gccAGGCAGTGCCAGCAGGTTCCCATGTGAGGCTGAACCTGCAGACGGGTCAGAGGGAGGTCAGACTGGGAGAAGAGCAGCTTAAGTACTGGACACAGGAGCACAG TGAGAGAGGGGAGGTCAAGCCCTCCTTCAGTCCCGATGAGCTCAAACGAGCCATGAAGAAGATAAAGGAGGACCTGAACTCCGTGAGCGGAGACGCGAAGCGGCAG GACTCAGTGGCTTCTAAGTATCGTCCAATTGAGGAGCTAAAGAGAGACATGGctcagctggagctgctggtggagaCCGACGTTCAG ataatGAGGCGCCTGCTAGAGCAGTTGAACAGCAGCAACTCGACCACAGAGCAGCGGCTGAGCGTCCTGCTGGAGCTGGAGTACCTGGTGCATCAG GTGGATAACGCTCAGACCCTCTGTTCGATGGGGGGTCTCCAGGTCATCTTACAGGGTCTGAACAGCTCTGACTTCAGATTGCAGGAAAGCTCAGCCTTCGTCCTGGGATCTGCTCTGTCCAG TAACCCTGTGGTTCAGGTGAAGGCCATGGAGAGTGGAGCTCTGCAAACGCTCTTAACCATACTGGCCACTGCACAGCCACTGCGAGTGAAAAAGAAG GTTCTCTTTGCGGTGGCCGCGCTCTTACGTCACTTCCCCTACGCACagcgtcacttcctgtcacatggAGGGCTGCAGGTCCTGTCAGAGTTGTTCAGGGAAGATGCAAGCGGAGTTCTGCGTACACGCGTTGTCACCATGTTGTATGACATGATAAGTGAGAAG GAGCTGATCTCTCAGACAGGTCTGGACCCGGTTCTGGATGCCTCCCACGAGGAGCGGGTGCGTCAGTACTCCAAAGTGCTCCTGCAGGcggagctgctggagaagggCTGGTGCAGTCTGGTCCCACAGCTGCTGGAGTCCGCTGAGCACGACTACAGAGAGAAG GCTCTGCGGGCTTTGCTGGCGATGGCTCCTGTGTGTTTGGAGCAGTACCGCTTAGACAGCTCTCTGCTGggctctctgctgtctctgaggGACCAGTACCAGGAAAGTGTCCTTTCGGAAATGATTCTAGGAGAGGAGAACGGCTACTTTGCGGAGATCGTAGAACTGATAGACGCGCTACAAGTCAAAATTAAATGA
- the spdl1 gene encoding protein Spindly — MAAEEEIQRLRSQLKEREEQVHQAAQAGLDLLNQQMELQNRLDEQRVEMTNALEVLEQDKYSLQKEVELKTRMLESLQSDYECVKNQQRRQLQEQEEHLERSHSTALNELNNKILRLQSALEESQLNEKQLKHKLEVQTETLNNKMEELRALNEHTQSSMTSEMMEVQMKIMELENMKVELEQAVQESQYREQQLELSNSSLQRHLERITEEKEEREKEAVSWFNALEKSREANRDLQIQLDQILQQAQDPNSRGNSLFAELEDKRAEMEKQLISMKVQYQSLQKQHAFSKQQLQRMKVQIATLMQLQGSRADPAQLERLQSMLSEKNGEIQNLMTKLQRLEKVEMMLKSQPANPAPAESSDGHDETYYTDLLKMKLNNTVKDAERLGDELSLQRMKSLSESQRALELERKLFSSERLLKQAQSDKIKLQLRVEELQHKYEPKEARKNLIQKRKKEKLPVEVVPSSEQTLDEGEQAVAVETDITDAQTADPEAHTCLSAEAVSSTRGGDVGEPEPRPPKCVKISGDEPVVIPSLSSPVTDCKAMEENQQQNKREERRKKRTVEMIHVSSNSSMENQCAQQ, encoded by the exons ATGGCAGCAGAAGAGGAGATCCAGCGGCTGAGAAGCCAgctgaaggagagggaggagcaggTCCACCAAGCTGCCCAAGCTGGTTTGGATCTCCTCAACCAGCAGATGGAGCTgcagaacagactggacgaaCAGAGAGTGGAGATGACCAACGCTCTCGAG GTCCTCGAGCAAGACAAGTACTCCCTGCAGAAGGAAGTGGAGCTGAAGACTCGAATGCTTGAGTCACTTCAGTCAGACTACGAGTGTGTGAAGAACCAGCAGAGACGGCAGCTTCAAGAACAGGAAGAACATCTGGAGAGGAGCCACAGCACGGCGCTCAATGAGCTCAACAACAAG attCTCAGGTTGCAGTCGGCTCTGGAGGAATCCCAGCTGAATGAGAAACAGCTCAAACACAAACTTGAGGTGCAGACCGAGACTCTGAATAACAAGATGGAGGAGTTACGAGCTCTGAACGAGCACACCCAGAGCTCCATGACATCTGAGATGATGGAGGTGCAGATGAAGATTATGGAGCTGGAGAACATGAAG gtggagctggagcaggCGGTGCAGGAGTCTCAGtacagagagcagcagctggagctgagcaacagcagcctgcagcGCCACCTGGAGCGAatcacagaggagaaggaggagagggagaaggaggctGTTTCCTGGTTTAATGCATTGGAG AAATCTCGTGAGGCTAACCGGGACCTCCAGATCCAGCTGGATCAGATTCTGCAGCAGGCCCAGGATCCCAACAGCAGAGGGAACTCCCTATTTGCTGAG ctggaGGATAAGCGTGCTGAGATGGAGAAACAGCTCATCAGCATGAAGGTCCAGTATCAGtcactgcagaaacaacacgccttcagcaaacagcagctgcagcgcATGAAG GTCCAGATAGCCACTCTCATGCAGCTTCAGGGTTCCAGGGCTGATCCTGCTCAGCTGGAGAGGCTCCAGTCCATGTTGTCTGAGAAGAACGGAGAGATCCAAAATCTGATGACGAAACTGCAGAGGctggagaaggtggag atgatGTTGAAGTCTCAGCCAGCTAATCCTGCTCCAGCGGAAAGCAGTGACGGCCATGATGAAACTTACTACACTGACCTGCTCAAAATGAAGCTGAACAACACTGT TAAGGATGCGGAGCGTCTGGGAGATGAGCTTTCCCTGCAGAGGATGAAATCTTTgtcagagagtcagagagctttggagctggagaggaaacTTTTCTCGTCTGAACGGCTGCTCAAACAG gctCAGAGTGACAAGATCAAACTGCAGCTGCGAGTGGAGGAGCTCCAACACAAATATGAACCAAAAG AAGCAAGAAAGAATCTGAtccagaagagaaagaaggagaagctTCCTGTCGAGGTCGTACCCTCCTCCGAGCAGACTCTTGACGAGGGCGAGCAGGCTGTTGCCGTGGAGACAGACATCACAGATGCTCAGACTGCAGACCCTgaggcacacacctgtctttCAGCTGAGGCAGTGAGCTCCACCCGAGGCGGGGACGTCGGAG AACCTGAGCCGCGGCCTCCCAAGTGTGTGAAGATTAGTGGAGATGAGCCTGTTGTGATTCCCAGCCTGAG CTCTCCTGTGACTGACTGCAAAGCAATGGAGGAGAACCAGCAGCAGaacaagagagaggagagaaggaagaaaagaacgGTGGAGATGATCCATGTGAGCTCCAACAGCAGCATGGAGAATCAGTGTGCTCAGCAGTAG
- the trappc11 gene encoding trafficking protein particle complex subunit 11, which yields MMAGSQWELPPELCCRPMAFVALTGLDVVYNAVHRAIWDAFCANRRADRVPISFKVLPGDHEYPKCRTKRTSYEWYIPKGILKTGWMNKHLNLVPALVVLFYELDWDDPQWKEKQSECATKVEIVRTSLQGRNTKVAVVLIQKKTPLPPGEDLVASERASALCSACDLSGKSLFVLPHTDHLVGYIIRLENAFYEHAQTYYYTEIRRVKSHKEFLNKTTHQLLFVRHQFKIAFFSELKQDTQNALKYYRTAYSLVHELRAHETNMLEIKTMAGFINYKICRLCFQHNTPLDAISQFRKHVDLCKKKIGSAELAFEHAAWMSKQFQSFGELFDEAIKLGLTAIQTQNPGFYYQQAACYSQDRKQQALQLCQTGVKFPSSELETQSGGLDFYGQRPWRQGHQSIDPPDAEKEKTGIVALQIKERDVPHSELIIALLSNAVAQFKKYKCPRMKSHLMVQMGEEYYHAKDYTKALKLLDYVMCDYRTERWWGLLTAILTTALRCAYLMASIKDYVMYCMELLGRASTLKEEQKSRIEKNLIKVLMNEVPDAEPECDSSSVSAARSLWSDRMALAGSNELTLEVQDYIPFIQCKAKFQSPSFHIDQPIQLQVFLRADCPHPVSFKKLAVSLSNQEYNQWCVVESSGQDNMNLLPGKSKCFNFSFVAKTEDVGKKIEMTGVEVMLGGDSGRCVFVSWRGAGGDAASSHEALQASRSSRRWGRCAAADQEPDWDSLTMQHSTMIISRVPKISVQLSHQPPALNNEMYCISVTVQSQEEGVAKDVKLTAGLKPGQDATLGQTTHVTLDGSKVCDDAAPSLLPDVPLGDLKPGEKVERRVYVRCVSTGPRVFLFHVAYSIDTTVEGRQIVCKCHKDETVAIETVIPFEVSVKFVSTKFEPLDRIAVDIPFLLMADLLSSSPWPLHLASSSLQLLTMTSNTPQLQSQLQEVVLQTGECASECFCLRCPPATNSSSAAATGQYLISWRRKSSSEDSPLIQTAVTLPHVILESVPLYIHADLPSFGRVRESLSVRYHIENRTALVQEVEMAVEPSDAFMFSGLKQVRLRILPGSEQQMLYNYYPLMAGYQTLPQLNISLPRCPATNTHTLRRFLPQRIFVKPQGRQLDDASIAAA from the exons ATGATGGCAGGTTCCCAGTGGGAACTTCCCCCAGAGCTATGTTGTCGACCCATGGCCTTTGTGGCTTTAACTGGTCTGGATGTGGTGTATAATGCTGTGCACCGGGCCATTTGGGATGCTTTCTGTGCCAATCGGCGAGCTGACAGAGTTCCTATCTCTTTCAAAGTCCTCCCAGGAGATCACGAGTACCCAAAATGTCGCACTAAG CGAACATCCTATGAGTGGTACATCCCTAAAGGCATCCTGAAAACTGGTTGGATGAATAAACATCTGAACCTGGTACCAGCTCTGGTTGTTCTCTTCTATGAACTGGACTGGGATGACCCACAGTGGAAAGAGAAACAGTCTGAGTGTGCAACTAAAGTCGAGATTGTCAG GACCAGTCTTCAGGGCAGGAACACAAAGGTGGCTGTGGTTCTGATCCAGAAGAAAACTCCTCTCCCTCCTG GAGAGGACCTGGTGGCATCAGAGAGAGCATCAGCCCTTTGTAGCGCCTGTGATCTGTCTGGCAAGAGTCTCTTTGTGCTGCCACACACCGACCATTTAGTGGGCTACATTATAAG GTTGGAAAATGCTTTCTATGAACATGCACAGACTTACTACTATACTGAGATCCGTCGAGTCAAATCACATAAAGAGTTCCTCAACAAGACAACACATCAG ctgctgtttgtcagacACCAGTTTAAAATTGCCTTCTTCAGCGAGCTGAAACAAGACACCCAGAATGCTCTGAA GTACTACAGAACTGCGTACAGTCTTGTTCATGAGCTCAGAGCCCACGAAACCAATATGTTGGAGATCAAAACCATGGCTGGATTCATCAACTATAAG ATCTGTCGTCTGTGTTTCCAGCATAACACTCCTCTGGATGCTATAAGCCAGTTCAGGAAGCACGTTGACTTGTGCAAGAAGAAGATCGGCAGTGCTGAACTGGCCTTTGAGCATGCTGCTTGGATGTCGAAACA GTTCCAATCATTTGGTGAGCTGTTTGATGAAGCCATAAAGTTGGGTCTGACTGCCATCCAGACCCAGAACCCCGGCTTCTACTACCAGCAAGCTGCCTGTTACAGCcaggacaggaaacaacagGCACTTCAGCTTTGTCAG ACTGGAGTGAAATTTCCCTCCTCTGAACTGGAAACCCAGAGTGGAGGACTGGACTTTTATGGCCAGAGACCCTGGAGACAAGGACACCAGa GTATTGATCCTCCAGatgcagagaaggagaagactGGGATTGTGGCCCTGCAGATTAAAGAGAGAGATGTTCCACATTCT GAGCTCATAATAGCACTTCTCAGTAATGCTGTCGCCCAGTTTAAGAAGTACAAGTGCCCTCGAATGAAGAGTCACCTCA TGGTGCAGATGGGGGAAGAGTACTACCACGCGAAAGACTACACCAAAGCCCTGAA GCTGTTGGACTACGTGATGTGTGACTATCGCACAGAGAGATGGTGGGGCCTCCTGACAGCCATACTGACCACAGCTCTGCGTTGTGCTTATCTGATGGCCAGCATTAAAGACTACGTCATGTACTGCATGGAGCTGCTTGGCAGGG CATCAACACTGAAGGAGGAACAAAAGTCGAGGATCGAGAAGAATCTCATCAAAGTCCTGATG AATGAGGTCCCTGACGCTGAGCCGGAGTGCGATTCCTCCTCTGTCAGTGCAGCCAGGTCGCTGTGGAGCGACCGCATGGCTTTGGCCGGATCAAATGAGCTGACTTTAGAAGTGCAGGACTACATCCCGTTCa TCCAGTGTAAGGCCAAGTTCCAGTCTCCCAGCTTCCACATAGACCAGCCCATCCAGCTGCAGGTTTTCCTTCGAGCTGACTGTCCTCATCCCGTGTCATTCAAGAAGCTGGCTGTCAGCCTCAGTAACCAG GAATACAACCAGTGGTGTGTGGTGGAGTCTTCAGGTCAAGACAACATGAACCTTTTGCCAGGAAAAAGCAAATGCTTCAACTTTAGCTTTGTAGCAAAGACTGAAGACGTTGGCAAGAAAATAGAG aTGACAGGTGTTGAAGTGATGCTGGGCGGTGACAGTGGCCGCTGTGTATTTGTGAGCTggagaggagcaggtggagacGCCGCCTCCAGCCATGAAGCCTTGCAGGCCAGCAGGTCATCTCGTCGATGGGGTCGGTGTGCAGCGGCAGATCAAGAGCCGGACTGGGACAGTCTGACCATGCAGCACAGTACCAT GATCATCTCCAGAGTCCCAAAGATTTCTGTTCAGCTGAGCCACCAGCCTCCTGCACTCAACAATGAAATGTACTGCATCAGCGTCACTGTCCAATCACAGGAGGAAGGTGTGGCAAAGGATGTCAAACTGACAGCTGGCCTCAAACCAG GCCAGGATGCCACTCTGGGCCAGACCACCCATGTGACACTCGATGGCTCAAAGGTGTGTGACGATGCCGCACCTTCCCTGCTCCCCGATGTGCCTCTGGGAGATCTGAAACCAGGAGAAAAG gtggagaGACGAGTGTATGTGAGGTGTGTGTCAACTGGACCGAGGGTCTTCCTGTTTCATGTGGCCTACAGCATAGACACCACAGTGGAAGGACGACAGattgtgtgtaaatgtcacAAG GACGAGACCGTCGCCATAGAGACGGTGATCCCATTTGAGGTGTCTGTAAAGTTTGTGTCCACCAAG TTTGAGCCACTGGACAGGATCGCGGTGGACATCCCCTTCCTGTTGATGGCAGACCTCCTGTCATCATCTCCCTGGCCTCTTCATCtggcctcctcctctctgcagctgcttaCCATGACCAGCAACACGCCACAGCTTCAGTCACAGCTGCAGGAAG TGGTTTTGCAGACAGGTGAGTGTGCCAGTGAGTGTTTCTGTCTCCGGTGTCCTCCAGCGACCAACAGCAGTAGCGCTGCAGCCACAGGACAGTACCTGATATCATGGAGAAG AAAATCATCCAGTGAAGACAGTCCTCTCATTCAGACTGCAGTCACTCTCCCTCATGTCATCCTGGAGTCTGTCCCCCTTTACATCCACGCTG ATTTACCATCATTTGGACGAGTCAGAGAGTCTCTCTCAGTTCGTTATCACATAGAGAACAGAACGGCTCTGGTGCAGGAGGTGGAGATGGCTGTTGAACCTTCTGATGCCTTCATGTTCTCTGGACTCAAACAG GTACGTCTGCGTATCCTTCCTGGCTCGGAGCAGCAGATGCTGTATAACTATTACCCGCTGATGGCTGGTTACCAAACACTACCACAGCTCAACATCAGCCTGCCACGCTGTCCAGCcaccaacacgcacacactgagaCGTTTCCTGCCCCAACGCATCTTTGTCAAG cctCAGGGTCGACAGCTCGATGACGCCTCCATCGCCGCAGCTTGA
- the sil1 gene encoding nucleotide exchange factor SIL1 isoform X2, which yields MRLTSSRAVLAFLLLLLLHCWHSGLAHKSALTVVENTDGGQAVGGDEEEEATVDEDKDEGDLEVVQPTEDWHTLRPGQAVPAGSHVRLNLQTGQREVRLGEEQLKYWTQEHSERGEVKPSFSPDELKRAMKKIKEDLNSDSVASKYRPIEELKRDMAQLELLVETDVQIMRRLLEQLNSSNSTTEQRLSVLLELEYLVHQVDNAQTLCSMGGLQVILQGLNSSDFRLQESSAFVLGSALSSNPVVQVKAMESGALQTLLTILATAQPLRVKKKVLFAVAALLRHFPYAQRHFLSHGGLQVLSELFREDASGVLRTRVVTMLYDMISEKELISQTGLDPVLDASHEERVRQYSKVLLQAELLEKGWCSLVPQLLESAEHDYREKALRALLAMAPVCLEQYRLDSSLLGSLLSLRDQYQESVLSEMILGEENGYFAEIVELIDALQVKIK from the exons ATGAGGCTGACATCCAGCCGTGCAGTCCTGgcttttctcctgctgctgctgctgcactgctggcACAGCGGTCTCGCTCACAAG TCAGCCTTAACTGTGGTGGAGAATACAGACGGAGGACAAGCAGTAggtggtgatgaagaggaggaggcaacCGTTGACGAAGATAAAGATGAAGGCGATTTAGAGGTGGTCCAGCCAACTGAGGACTGGCATACACTCAGACCAG gccAGGCAGTGCCAGCAGGTTCCCATGTGAGGCTGAACCTGCAGACGGGTCAGAGGGAGGTCAGACTGGGAGAAGAGCAGCTTAAGTACTGGACACAGGAGCACAG TGAGAGAGGGGAGGTCAAGCCCTCCTTCAGTCCCGATGAGCTCAAACGAGCCATGAAGAAGATAAAGGAGGACCTGAACTCC GACTCAGTGGCTTCTAAGTATCGTCCAATTGAGGAGCTAAAGAGAGACATGGctcagctggagctgctggtggagaCCGACGTTCAG ataatGAGGCGCCTGCTAGAGCAGTTGAACAGCAGCAACTCGACCACAGAGCAGCGGCTGAGCGTCCTGCTGGAGCTGGAGTACCTGGTGCATCAG GTGGATAACGCTCAGACCCTCTGTTCGATGGGGGGTCTCCAGGTCATCTTACAGGGTCTGAACAGCTCTGACTTCAGATTGCAGGAAAGCTCAGCCTTCGTCCTGGGATCTGCTCTGTCCAG TAACCCTGTGGTTCAGGTGAAGGCCATGGAGAGTGGAGCTCTGCAAACGCTCTTAACCATACTGGCCACTGCACAGCCACTGCGAGTGAAAAAGAAG GTTCTCTTTGCGGTGGCCGCGCTCTTACGTCACTTCCCCTACGCACagcgtcacttcctgtcacatggAGGGCTGCAGGTCCTGTCAGAGTTGTTCAGGGAAGATGCAAGCGGAGTTCTGCGTACACGCGTTGTCACCATGTTGTATGACATGATAAGTGAGAAG GAGCTGATCTCTCAGACAGGTCTGGACCCGGTTCTGGATGCCTCCCACGAGGAGCGGGTGCGTCAGTACTCCAAAGTGCTCCTGCAGGcggagctgctggagaagggCTGGTGCAGTCTGGTCCCACAGCTGCTGGAGTCCGCTGAGCACGACTACAGAGAGAAG GCTCTGCGGGCTTTGCTGGCGATGGCTCCTGTGTGTTTGGAGCAGTACCGCTTAGACAGCTCTCTGCTGggctctctgctgtctctgaggGACCAGTACCAGGAAAGTGTCCTTTCGGAAATGATTCTAGGAGAGGAGAACGGCTACTTTGCGGAGATCGTAGAACTGATAGACGCGCTACAAGTCAAAATTAAATGA